A genomic region of Candidatus Delongbacteria bacterium contains the following coding sequences:
- a CDS encoding T9SS type A sorting domain-containing protein, with product MRVRVQPLCRLILPVLLCLSVPLQAAQLAVSQDYPTIQEAVDQAAIDDTVAVSPGLYPGSVYLSHRIHLLGLGQSPAETVLDAQGRPYAVHCSYFDENDPGFRIENLTLTGASIVALDYSSGRHLRILRCLLVGNPGGAIHYQGVSILFSCQLSILQSTIAGNGLVDRLIDLTMVSQLTIQRSIIAGNPGAAEIYVAGQLPGMLIQYTNHFERAENSWSGLLAPYAGISGNISADPLFIDPEGDYRLAAGSPCLPPASPSGETLGAMGEGPGLPGFSALFWADPYSPWFPSEVAFHHLDSSQELLYEWDTDGDGVYDKVGTHPRVNYEGPGLFDVTLRVTDLQGREERSSVEGFIQLGGRRLRVPGDYPSLAAALAVTIPGDSVLLDCGTYLEHDLIVGNGVTIGSVDNDPDCVILDGQGLGRILDARATDSLCVRGITFRNGWTLEEGGAIASGDRLELQNCRFQLNSANSGGALSGSDYSSRTSIVRGCEFERNLATVAGGAAWQVNGDWSDCRFVSNSAVQIGGALNSGGSLNGGVGDLLGVLESCLFQDNRAALGGAVFAGDLEASGCDFINNEASESGGALKGGSLELEDCRFIGNRSQGNGGAIDASIVFGPRRLRLRDTLLHMNQASGLGGAIHGTNTSLELFQCTLAWNLATQGSQIHGSNLGPYILATKLQLLRSIVVPGGTGHPFVLSYSNASQEPPLVQECDLWSPDGFDWYSIDEFAGVNGNLELDPLFCDPGTGDLHLLPGSPCRHHYNDDTVDMGYSTGSCYPVSVTPTTLPEALALSVAPNPFNSRTLIAFELPRPGIVRLDVHDLLGRRVLRVIQEPLSAGEHRVPIDCAELASGVYILRLRTPDAELARRMLVLK from the coding sequence ATGCGTGTCCGTGTCCAGCCCTTGTGTCGGCTGATTCTGCCGGTCCTGCTCTGTCTTTCGGTGCCGCTTCAGGCAGCCCAGCTCGCCGTTTCACAAGACTACCCCACCATCCAGGAGGCCGTGGACCAGGCCGCCATCGATGATACGGTGGCCGTCTCTCCGGGTCTCTACCCGGGCTCGGTCTATCTGTCCCATCGGATCCATCTGCTTGGACTGGGTCAGAGTCCGGCCGAGACGGTGCTGGACGCGCAGGGCAGGCCCTATGCGGTGCATTGCAGTTACTTCGACGAAAACGATCCGGGTTTCCGGATCGAGAATCTGACCCTGACCGGTGCCAGCATTGTGGCGCTGGACTATTCCTCGGGCCGCCATCTGCGGATTCTGCGCTGCCTGCTCGTGGGCAACCCGGGAGGTGCGATCCATTATCAGGGAGTGTCGATCCTGTTCTCGTGCCAGTTGTCCATCCTGCAGTCCACGATCGCCGGCAATGGTCTGGTGGACAGGCTGATCGATCTGACGATGGTCAGTCAGCTGACGATCCAGCGTTCGATCATCGCGGGCAATCCCGGCGCGGCCGAAATCTATGTGGCGGGGCAACTTCCCGGCATGTTGATCCAGTACACGAATCATTTCGAGCGTGCCGAAAACAGCTGGAGCGGCCTTCTGGCGCCCTATGCAGGCATATCCGGCAACATCAGCGCCGATCCGCTCTTCATTGATCCAGAGGGTGACTACCGGCTGGCCGCAGGATCCCCGTGCCTGCCGCCTGCCAGTCCCTCTGGCGAAACCCTGGGTGCCATGGGGGAAGGTCCCGGACTGCCCGGTTTCAGCGCTCTGTTCTGGGCGGACCCCTACTCACCATGGTTTCCCAGCGAGGTCGCCTTTCACCACCTCGATTCCTCGCAGGAGCTGCTGTACGAGTGGGACACGGATGGAGACGGGGTGTACGACAAGGTGGGCACTCATCCGCGTGTCAACTACGAGGGACCCGGGCTCTTTGATGTGACCCTGCGCGTCACGGATCTGCAGGGGCGTGAGGAGCGCTCGTCCGTGGAGGGGTTCATCCAGCTGGGAGGGCGCCGACTGCGGGTCCCCGGGGACTACCCGAGCCTGGCCGCAGCCCTGGCGGTGACGATTCCGGGCGATTCCGTGCTGCTTGACTGTGGGACATACCTCGAGCACGACCTGATCGTCGGAAATGGCGTCACCATCGGCAGCGTGGACAACGATCCGGACTGTGTGATTCTCGACGGACAGGGCCTGGGGCGCATCCTGGATGCCCGTGCGACCGACAGTCTGTGCGTGCGTGGCATCACCTTCCGCAATGGCTGGACACTGGAAGAAGGGGGCGCGATCGCCAGCGGCGATCGACTGGAGCTGCAGAATTGCCGGTTCCAGCTCAATTCGGCCAACAGCGGCGGAGCCCTCAGCGGCAGCGACTACAGTTCCCGCACCAGCATCGTGCGTGGATGCGAGTTCGAGCGGAATCTGGCCACGGTTGCAGGTGGAGCCGCATGGCAGGTCAACGGCGACTGGAGCGACTGCCGATTCGTGTCCAATTCGGCCGTCCAGATCGGCGGGGCGCTGAACTCCGGCGGGAGCCTGAACGGCGGCGTGGGAGACCTGCTGGGAGTGCTCGAATCCTGCCTGTTCCAGGACAACCGAGCCGCACTGGGCGGAGCCGTTTTCGCCGGCGATCTGGAAGCGTCTGGCTGTGACTTCATCAACAACGAGGCCTCAGAGAGTGGGGGTGCGCTGAAGGGAGGATCCCTCGAGCTGGAGGACTGCCGCTTCATTGGCAACCGCAGTCAGGGAAACGGCGGCGCGATCGATGCCTCGATCGTGTTCGGCCCCCGACGGCTGCGACTGCGGGACACTCTGCTGCACATGAATCAGGCCAGCGGGCTGGGAGGTGCGATCCACGGAACCAACACCTCGCTGGAACTTTTCCAGTGCACCCTGGCCTGGAACCTGGCGACCCAGGGCTCCCAGATCCATGGTTCCAATCTGGGCCCGTACATTCTGGCCACCAAGCTCCAGTTGTTGAGATCCATCGTGGTGCCCGGAGGCACAGGACATCCCTTCGTGTTGAGCTACAGCAATGCCAGCCAGGAACCGCCTCTGGTCCAGGAGTGTGACCTGTGGTCTCCGGATGGATTCGACTGGTACTCCATTGACGAGTTCGCGGGCGTCAATGGCAATCTGGAACTGGATCCCCTGTTCTGCGATCCAGGCACGGGGGACCTGCACCTGCTGCCAGGGTCGCCCTGCCGGCATCACTACAACGATGACACTGTAGACATGGGCTACAGTACCGGAAGCTGCTACCCGGTTTCGGTGACCCCCACCACTCTTCCCGAAGCATTGGCGCTGTCTGTGGCCCCCAACCCCTTCAATTCGCGCACCCTGATCGCGTTCGAACTGCCGCGCCCGGGCATCGTCCGGCTCGATGTGCATGATCTGCTGGGGCGCCGTGTGCTGCGCGTGATCCAGGAACCGCTTTCCGCTGGAGAGCATCGTGTGCCCATCGACTGTGCCGAGCTGGCCAGTGGAGTCTACATTCTGCGACTCCGCACTCCCGATGCGGAGCTGGCCCGGCGCATGCTGGTTCTCAAGTAG
- a CDS encoding S8 family serine peptidase, which yields MRQSSLLGLSLILASFCQTAQAVPGDKYIPGRLSVRFFTQPDMVTTDAGVKLGVPELDRINSEFAGLESIAPLYQHLDRIYEPDLRLNYLLEFDDRLDMESVAALYEASGLVEYAEPDYLRPLYRTTNDPAAGNQWFLNAVRAAEAWDILPDTPDFPDMIIAVVDSGVDWNHPDLRDVIWCNPDEDLDGDGLVPDTTTPGEAAERNNIDDGTNGYVDDFYGWDWVVTTGCAAQEDCTTPDNNPMDYNGHGTHCSGISAAATNNAIGVAAVAWGSRVMCLRAGYQATDGNGYVIQSAAANAVTYAIANGAKLITMSFGGSNTVRTPSTAAYNSGLICFHAAGNDNMNQSDGLDSASGMVSVAASNSSDCKADFSNYGSWVDVTAPGVSIYDTIFDNAYASLQGTSMACPLAASVTAMLWNANPELNNVQVRSQLLATADDIYGLSCNSDYQGMLGSGRVNAYKAVNNIRETVIELGELRLEDGSGDGRFMPGEVAQFSLEVHNTGSNPSETVTVTLNTEDPAVTFPTGHTIELSAIPDGFSNDNFGNPLVLGIDEGSMPRYITFSVEVSTPNAPLSLSGELEIMVGNANVLLYDDDVQVSPVYGAYYNGLKELGIVFDWYSTASGNFPMLPDRQLDLTDYSVVVYASGGNASTFDTDEQTLFADYSASHPLLVSSQHANNDLGADSPFLQNVLHATNGEGTNNVRGAKGVAEDEVSDAMVMILQGTNGANNQAIPVDEITELNGSVPFMTDYNQQFTTGVRYDGNGRLIYLNFALEAAHGTAATMGLAAALDRYLPWLGYEVSVEPRTGITLPEGITLSPAWPNPFNPSTNLAVELDRAARVELTVYDLRGALVTRLINGPLAAGRHQVVFGAEGLASGIYFASLSVDGQAHTVRKMVLAR from the coding sequence ATGCGACAGTCAAGCCTTCTGGGCCTGAGCCTGATTCTGGCCTCCTTCTGCCAGACGGCGCAGGCCGTCCCGGGCGACAAGTACATCCCCGGCCGACTCTCCGTGCGCTTCTTCACCCAGCCCGACATGGTCACCACCGATGCCGGAGTCAAGCTGGGCGTGCCCGAGCTGGACCGGATCAACAGCGAGTTCGCCGGACTGGAATCCATTGCCCCGCTCTACCAGCACCTGGACCGGATCTATGAGCCGGACCTGCGTCTGAACTACCTGCTGGAGTTCGATGACCGCCTGGACATGGAAAGCGTGGCCGCGCTCTACGAGGCCAGTGGTCTGGTCGAGTACGCCGAGCCCGACTACCTGCGTCCCCTGTACCGCACGACCAATGATCCTGCCGCGGGCAATCAGTGGTTCCTGAATGCGGTGCGCGCTGCCGAGGCCTGGGACATCCTGCCCGACACACCCGATTTTCCCGACATGATCATCGCCGTGGTGGACTCGGGCGTCGACTGGAACCATCCCGATCTGCGCGACGTGATCTGGTGCAACCCGGATGAGGACCTTGACGGCGATGGCCTGGTGCCCGATACCACCACTCCGGGTGAAGCGGCCGAGCGCAACAACATCGACGACGGCACCAACGGCTATGTCGACGACTTCTACGGCTGGGACTGGGTGGTCACCACGGGCTGTGCCGCCCAGGAAGACTGCACGACCCCCGACAACAACCCGATGGATTACAACGGCCACGGGACCCACTGCTCAGGCATCAGCGCCGCCGCCACCAACAACGCCATCGGCGTGGCCGCAGTGGCCTGGGGCAGCCGCGTGATGTGCCTGCGTGCCGGCTATCAGGCCACCGACGGCAATGGCTACGTGATCCAGAGCGCGGCCGCCAACGCCGTGACCTACGCCATCGCCAACGGGGCCAAACTGATCACCATGAGCTTCGGTGGCAGCAACACGGTGCGCACGCCCAGCACGGCCGCCTACAACAGCGGCCTGATCTGTTTCCATGCCGCCGGCAACGACAACATGAACCAGAGCGATGGCCTGGACAGCGCCAGCGGCATGGTCAGCGTGGCCGCCAGCAACAGCAGCGACTGCAAGGCTGACTTCAGCAACTACGGCAGCTGGGTGGATGTGACCGCCCCCGGCGTCAGCATCTACGACACCATCTTCGACAATGCCTACGCCAGCCTGCAGGGCACCTCGATGGCCTGCCCGCTGGCCGCCAGCGTGACCGCCATGCTCTGGAACGCCAATCCCGAACTGAACAACGTCCAGGTGCGCAGCCAGCTGCTGGCCACCGCCGACGACATCTACGGGCTGAGCTGCAACTCCGATTACCAGGGCATGCTGGGCAGCGGCCGCGTGAACGCCTACAAGGCCGTCAACAACATCCGTGAGACGGTCATCGAGCTGGGCGAGCTGCGTCTGGAAGATGGCAGCGGCGATGGCCGGTTCATGCCCGGCGAGGTGGCCCAGTTCTCGCTTGAAGTGCACAACACGGGCTCCAACCCCTCCGAAACCGTGACGGTCACGCTGAACACCGAGGATCCGGCGGTGACCTTTCCCACCGGACACACCATCGAGCTGAGCGCGATCCCCGATGGATTCAGCAACGACAACTTCGGCAACCCGCTGGTGCTGGGCATCGACGAGGGCAGCATGCCCCGCTACATCACCTTCAGCGTGGAGGTGAGCACTCCCAATGCGCCGCTGAGCCTTTCCGGTGAACTGGAGATCATGGTGGGCAACGCCAACGTGCTGCTCTATGACGATGATGTCCAGGTTTCGCCCGTCTACGGTGCCTACTACAATGGACTCAAGGAACTGGGCATTGTCTTCGACTGGTATTCGACCGCAAGCGGAAACTTTCCGATGCTGCCCGATCGTCAGCTTGACCTGACGGACTACAGCGTGGTGGTCTATGCCAGTGGCGGCAATGCCAGCACCTTCGACACGGACGAACAGACCCTCTTCGCTGACTACAGCGCCAGCCATCCCCTGTTGGTGAGCAGCCAGCATGCCAACAACGATCTGGGTGCCGACAGTCCCTTCCTCCAGAACGTGTTGCACGCGACCAACGGCGAGGGCACCAACAACGTGCGCGGGGCCAAGGGCGTGGCCGAGGACGAAGTTTCCGACGCCATGGTGATGATTCTGCAGGGCACCAACGGCGCCAACAACCAGGCGATTCCCGTGGACGAAATCACCGAGCTCAACGGTTCGGTGCCTTTCATGACCGATTACAACCAGCAGTTCACCACGGGTGTGCGCTACGATGGCAATGGCCGTCTCATCTATCTCAACTTCGCCCTGGAAGCGGCGCACGGTACGGCAGCCACCATGGGTCTGGCGGCCGCACTCGACCGTTACCTGCCCTGGCTGGGTTATGAGGTCAGCGTCGAACCCCGGACCGGCATCACGCTGCCCGAGGGCATCACGCTCAGTCCCGCCTGGCCCAATCCCTTCAACCCCAGCACCAACCTGGCGGTCGAACTGGATCGCGCGGCGCGTGTCGAGCTGACGGTATACGATCTGCGCGGTGCGCTGGTGACCCGCCTGATCAATGGCCCCCTGGCCGCCGGTCGGCACCAGGTGGTTTTCGGTGCCGAAGGCCTGGCCAGCGGCATCTACTTCGCCAGCCTGAGCGTGGACGGCCAGGCGCACACGGTGCGCAAGATGGTGCTGGCCCGCTGA
- a CDS encoding tetratricopeptide repeat protein, translating to MHNRRSSPFWPLSGFRLASLLALVLLLGLATDWYLSFSQSPLFHSPAIDEALHWQWAQALASGQGSPEIPYFRAPLYPWFLGGLARLGLQLSGLRLAGMLACLAGAWLLSRWASRLGGPRAGLAVLFLILLNAGLIYYSPMLLIPALLLPLVIAGGLALWKAWQSGSRLWAPVAGMLLGLAGIARPTALPLLLPGLWLLWHHGQAAPARRRGQAAAFLASALLPLALVASINGWPASGVLVASQGGVNFWIGNNPVADGSSASLPGVGAAWEREDASQLADASGAIGPGAESRWFGQKAWHWLTTNPADAGLLWLRKASLVLERRPLGNNTPILALAGRSASLAWLLQFGWSLLLLLGLGGLLEGHPRSHAWRQWLLLAIGLQVLTVVAFFVNTRFLLPASVLLMLPAACWLAALSEHSLLEQRARLVLLLSLIGVGIMAFSPHPVICGALAGGLAGWWPGREASPARGSSWILGLVVLLPVLYVHHPWVPWLIMALSAPGWVRLLWPAQGFRHPRLLALLVLLLLFQEINPLALGGQPERDGRARSRLQFQEGNAWQRLEQPEKAEHSYLRALEEWPGQAEVRLNLGILAEARGDFQQAAQWYGEELELEGGSAKAHNNLGNLALRAGRFERAIAEYELALALRPGLEDARWNLGLAHSRLGLALARDNQPDSALLQLDAVMRTPYRGKALDLLREALRSRLSDPGMSHPSPDARVRP from the coding sequence ATGCACAACCGGCGCTCTTCCCCATTCTGGCCGCTTTCCGGCTTCAGGCTGGCCAGTCTGCTGGCGCTGGTCCTGCTGCTGGGGCTGGCCACCGACTGGTACCTGAGCTTTTCCCAGAGCCCGCTGTTCCACAGCCCGGCCATCGATGAAGCCCTGCACTGGCAGTGGGCCCAGGCTCTTGCCAGCGGGCAGGGCAGCCCCGAGATTCCCTACTTCCGCGCCCCGCTGTACCCTTGGTTCCTGGGAGGACTGGCCCGGCTGGGTCTCCAGCTCAGCGGCCTGCGCCTGGCCGGCATGCTGGCCTGTCTGGCGGGTGCCTGGCTGCTCTCCCGCTGGGCAAGCAGGCTGGGAGGGCCGCGCGCGGGGCTGGCCGTGCTCTTTCTGATCCTGCTCAACGCAGGTCTGATCTATTACTCCCCCATGCTGCTGATTCCGGCCCTGCTGCTGCCACTGGTCATTGCCGGTGGTCTTGCTCTCTGGAAGGCCTGGCAGTCGGGCTCTCGCCTCTGGGCGCCCGTCGCGGGAATGCTGCTGGGGTTGGCAGGCATCGCCCGGCCCACGGCCTTGCCCTTGTTGCTGCCGGGGCTCTGGCTGCTCTGGCACCACGGCCAGGCCGCTCCGGCCAGACGCCGGGGGCAGGCGGCCGCCTTTCTGGCCTCAGCCCTGCTGCCTCTGGCACTGGTGGCGTCCATCAACGGCTGGCCCGCGTCGGGCGTGCTGGTGGCCAGCCAGGGCGGGGTCAACTTCTGGATCGGCAACAACCCGGTGGCCGATGGCAGCAGTGCCAGCCTGCCCGGTGTGGGGGCCGCCTGGGAACGCGAGGATGCAAGCCAGCTGGCCGACGCTTCCGGAGCGATCGGTCCCGGTGCCGAGAGTCGCTGGTTCGGTCAGAAAGCATGGCACTGGTTGACCACGAACCCTGCCGACGCCGGCCTGCTCTGGCTGCGCAAGGCCAGCCTGGTGCTGGAACGCCGCCCGCTGGGCAACAATACTCCCATTCTGGCCCTGGCCGGGCGCAGCGCCTCGCTGGCCTGGCTGCTGCAGTTCGGCTGGAGCCTGCTGCTGCTGCTGGGTCTGGGCGGACTGCTGGAAGGGCATCCCCGATCGCATGCCTGGCGCCAGTGGTTGCTGCTCGCGATCGGTCTGCAGGTGCTGACCGTGGTGGCCTTTTTCGTCAACACGCGCTTCCTGCTGCCCGCCTCGGTCCTGCTGATGCTGCCTGCCGCCTGCTGGCTGGCCGCGCTGAGCGAGCATTCCCTGCTGGAGCAACGGGCCCGTCTGGTGCTGCTGCTGTCGCTCATCGGAGTGGGAATCATGGCATTCAGCCCACATCCGGTGATCTGTGGGGCACTGGCCGGCGGACTGGCTGGCTGGTGGCCCGGGCGCGAAGCTTCGCCCGCGCGCGGCAGCAGCTGGATCCTGGGGCTGGTGGTCCTGCTGCCGGTGCTGTATGTGCACCACCCCTGGGTGCCCTGGCTGATCATGGCGCTCAGTGCGCCGGGCTGGGTGCGCCTGCTCTGGCCCGCCCAGGGCTTCCGCCATCCCCGCCTGCTGGCATTGCTGGTGCTGTTGCTGCTGTTCCAGGAAATCAATCCGCTGGCGCTGGGTGGGCAGCCGGAGCGGGACGGGCGCGCCCGCTCACGCCTGCAGTTCCAGGAAGGCAACGCCTGGCAGCGCCTCGAGCAGCCGGAAAAGGCCGAACACAGTTACCTGCGTGCACTTGAAGAATGGCCCGGACAGGCCGAAGTGCGGCTGAACCTGGGAATTCTGGCCGAAGCCCGCGGGGATTTCCAGCAGGCGGCGCAGTGGTATGGTGAGGAATTGGAGCTGGAAGGCGGATCGGCCAAGGCTCACAACAACCTGGGCAATCTGGCGCTGCGCGCGGGCCGGTTCGAACGGGCGATCGCGGAGTACGAGCTCGCTCTGGCCTTGCGCCCCGGACTCGAGGATGCCCGCTGGAACCTGGGTCTGGCACACAGCCGACTGGGGCTGGCGCTGGCCCGGGACAATCAGCCGGACTCGGCATTGCTGCAGCTGGACGCCGTGATGCGCACTCCCTACCGCGGCAAGGCGCTGGACCTGCTGCGCGAAGCCCTGCGCTCCAGACTCTCGGATCCGGGTATGTCACACCCATCGCCGGATGCGCGGGTCCGCCCCTGA
- a CDS encoding glutamate--tRNA ligase, with product MTPVFRFAPSPTGYLHIGGARTALFNWLLARQSGGRFLLRIEDTDKARSSDEMVAVIREGLAWLGLDPDGDVVFQGANAARHAAVAQALLESGRAYRCFATPAELEAMREQARVEKWRVSYDKRGLSLSESEVQEKLAAGLPHVIRFNVDPEDQIQWQDKVFGEQSYSGRDMEDFVILRSDGSPLYNLSVVCDDHDMGVTQVVRGQDHLPNTPKQILIYRAMGWPVPEFGHLPLIMAPGKKKLSKRFHGEVVSLTTYRDRGFVPEAFRNFLALLGWHPGGDREFFREAELVSEFSCERINRANAVVNFQENSAREWTDRKALHLNNAWIRELACERLLELARPFLVRGGCLTQHEAQQPELQTRISELLLATRERIFLLEEFAPTLLPYFRDDYPLDEAALKKQVLKHESLRELLPLLAERLETQTDWNLESCEHSLRSLAEEQGCSAGQLINGSRVVLTGMGVGPGIFDVYVLLGRERCVTRLKATPRHFED from the coding sequence ATGACTCCCGTATTCCGCTTCGCTCCCAGCCCCACGGGCTATCTGCACATCGGTGGTGCCCGCACGGCACTCTTCAACTGGCTGCTGGCGCGCCAGAGCGGGGGGCGTTTCCTGTTGCGCATCGAGGACACCGACAAGGCCCGTTCGAGCGACGAGATGGTGGCCGTGATCCGCGAAGGCCTGGCCTGGCTGGGGCTGGATCCGGACGGAGACGTGGTGTTCCAGGGAGCCAATGCCGCGCGCCATGCCGCCGTGGCCCAGGCCCTTCTGGAGTCCGGACGCGCCTACCGCTGTTTCGCCACCCCCGCCGAGCTGGAGGCGATGCGCGAGCAGGCGCGTGTGGAGAAGTGGCGCGTGAGCTACGACAAGCGCGGACTGTCCCTGAGCGAGTCGGAGGTGCAGGAAAAACTGGCGGCGGGTCTGCCCCACGTGATCCGGTTCAATGTGGACCCCGAGGATCAGATCCAGTGGCAGGACAAGGTCTTTGGTGAGCAGAGCTACAGCGGACGCGACATGGAGGATTTCGTGATCCTGCGCTCCGATGGCAGCCCGCTTTACAATCTGAGCGTGGTCTGCGACGACCACGACATGGGCGTGACCCAGGTGGTGCGCGGCCAGGACCACCTGCCCAACACGCCCAAGCAGATCCTGATCTACCGGGCCATGGGCTGGCCCGTGCCCGAATTCGGCCACTTGCCGCTGATCATGGCGCCGGGCAAGAAAAAATTGAGCAAGCGCTTTCACGGCGAAGTGGTCAGTCTCACGACCTACCGCGACCGCGGTTTCGTGCCCGAGGCCTTCCGCAATTTTCTGGCCCTGCTGGGCTGGCATCCCGGGGGCGACCGCGAATTCTTCCGCGAGGCGGAACTGGTGTCCGAGTTCAGCTGCGAGCGCATCAACCGCGCCAATGCCGTGGTCAATTTCCAGGAGAACTCGGCCCGCGAGTGGACCGACCGCAAGGCCTTGCACCTGAACAATGCCTGGATACGCGAACTGGCCTGCGAGCGCCTGCTGGAACTGGCCCGGCCCTTCCTGGTGCGCGGTGGTTGTCTCACGCAACACGAGGCGCAGCAGCCGGAGCTGCAGACCCGGATCAGCGAGCTGCTGCTGGCCACGCGTGAGCGAATCTTTCTGCTGGAAGAGTTCGCCCCGACCCTGCTGCCCTACTTCCGTGATGACTATCCGCTGGATGAGGCCGCTCTGAAGAAGCAGGTTCTCAAACACGAGTCACTGCGCGAACTGCTGCCCTTGCTGGCCGAGCGTCTGGAGACGCAAACGGACTGGAATCTGGAGAGTTGCGAACACAGCCTGCGCAGTCTGGCGGAGGAGCAGGGCTGCTCCGCCGGGCAGCTGATCAACGGCAGCCGGGTCGTGCTGACCGGGATGGGGGTTGGGCCGGGCATCTTCGATGTGTACGTGCTGCTGGGCCGTGAGCGCTGCGTCACCCGACTGAAGGCCACTCCGAGGCATTTCGAGGACTGA
- a CDS encoding outer membrane protein transport protein has translation MKPVKRLLCHTALLGGLCASAQGAGFAISEQSAAAMGAGGAWCAEQSPASIFFNPAGFAGMEQSGLEVGMNMLIPSTQFTGPTNMPGYSSIDMTSQTFLVPNVYWTRPLGNGHSVGLGLFSYLGLGVEWEDDWVGRENIENIGLTTITVNPSWAWKVNDRLRVGAGVSMTYGAMELSKDTYTGLPMNRYVDAEMDGTGTAFGVNLGGQYDVNDRLTLGLAWRSPMTLSAEGTAKFSWPAADNPTQQALLVSQFPETDLTVDVDLPGILTAGASYKASDVLTVRGDFVFSTWSAYKELGFDFKTETNLLKDQHLPKNYIDTWAIRLGGDWAMNEQMRLRAGYYFETHATETDMVEPSLPDADRNGYSVGLGYDLDERNTLDFYFLMVSLNDRVSQFPSFPGGYQSSIPILGLSWTRGL, from the coding sequence ATGAAACCTGTCAAGAGACTCCTGTGCCACACGGCCCTGCTGGGCGGTCTGTGCGCCAGCGCCCAGGGCGCCGGGTTCGCGATCAGCGAACAGTCGGCGGCCGCCATGGGTGCGGGCGGTGCCTGGTGCGCCGAACAGTCGCCCGCGTCAATCTTCTTCAATCCTGCGGGCTTCGCGGGCATGGAGCAGTCGGGACTGGAAGTCGGGATGAACATGCTGATCCCGTCCACCCAGTTCACCGGCCCCACCAACATGCCCGGTTATTCCAGCATCGACATGACCTCGCAGACCTTTCTGGTACCCAATGTCTACTGGACCCGCCCACTGGGCAACGGACACAGCGTGGGGCTTGGCCTGTTCAGCTATCTGGGTCTGGGTGTGGAGTGGGAGGATGACTGGGTCGGGCGCGAGAACATCGAGAACATCGGCCTGACCACGATCACGGTCAATCCCAGCTGGGCCTGGAAGGTCAATGACCGTCTGCGCGTGGGTGCCGGCGTCTCGATGACCTACGGCGCGATGGAACTCTCCAAGGACACGTACACGGGCCTGCCGATGAACCGCTACGTCGATGCCGAGATGGACGGCACGGGCACGGCCTTCGGCGTCAACCTGGGGGGCCAGTACGATGTGAACGATCGACTGACTCTGGGCCTGGCCTGGCGTTCGCCGATGACCCTCAGTGCCGAAGGCACGGCCAAGTTCAGCTGGCCCGCCGCCGACAACCCCACCCAGCAGGCCCTGCTCGTGAGCCAGTTTCCCGAGACCGATCTGACCGTGGATGTGGACCTGCCGGGCATCCTGACTGCCGGAGCGAGCTACAAGGCCAGCGATGTGCTGACCGTGCGCGGCGATTTCGTCTTCTCGACCTGGAGCGCCTACAAGGAGCTGGGGTTTGACTTCAAGACCGAAACCAACCTGCTGAAGGACCAGCACCTGCCCAAGAACTACATCGACACCTGGGCGATCCGTCTGGGCGGCGACTGGGCCATGAACGAGCAGATGCGCCTGCGCGCCGGATACTACTTCGAAACCCATGCGACGGAAACCGACATGGTGGAACCCAGCCTGCCCGATGCCGACCGCAACGGCTATTCCGTGGGCCTGGGCTACGACCTGGATGAGCGCAACACCCTGGATTTCTACTTCCTGATGGTGTCACTCAACGATCGCGTGAGTCAGTTTCCAAGCTTCCCCGGTGGTTACCAGTCCAGCATCCCGATCCTGGGGCTGAGCTGGACCCGCGGACTGTAG
- a CDS encoding DUF3467 domain-containing protein, with translation MQAARGPQLNITLDDDVALGQYCNLALVNANLAEFVLDFARVLPGTPRARVLNRIIMTPAHAKALAHNLEETVRRYEAANGEIRVGPHAEEQKFFGFRTPTEGSASGEPTAEVTP, from the coding sequence ATGCAGGCAGCACGCGGACCCCAGCTCAACATCACCCTGGACGACGATGTGGCCCTTGGCCAGTATTGCAACCTGGCCCTGGTGAACGCCAATCTGGCCGAGTTCGTGCTGGATTTCGCCCGGGTGCTGCCCGGCACGCCCAGGGCGCGCGTGCTGAACCGCATCATCATGACGCCCGCGCATGCCAAGGCCCTGGCGCACAATCTTGAAGAAACCGTGCGCCGCTACGAAGCCGCCAATGGGGAAATCCGGGTAGGCCCCCATGCCGAGGAACAGAAATTCTTTGGATTCAGAACCCCCACGGAAGGAAGCGCTTCCGGTGAACCAACTGCCGAGGTAACTCCATGA